Proteins encoded in a region of the Homalodisca vitripennis isolate AUS2020 unplaced genomic scaffold, UT_GWSS_2.1 ScUCBcl_5279;HRSCAF=11937, whole genome shotgun sequence genome:
- the LOC124373295 gene encoding hydrocephalus-inducing protein homolog: MNVGIEGQFDNKQHLRVDISQTTVVPRSELSIPIVFLPRACQSYRETVGFLINGTYQYIVTISGRGVNFNVMLVNPADKLISLEGTMVGRAKKRMVTIINHSEACVCPTVSLEPPVAEVTLAPAEPVRLKPGQESTLAVRFSANTLVKGIEQELCVRFQDNTRVLSTVRASSVGMKVFLDRQFVPFGSTVLGNTATSRLLLCNSGDLAVR, translated from the exons ATGAATGTTGG gatTGAAGGGCAGTTTGATAACAAGCAGCACCTGAGGGTAGACATCTCTCAAACAACCGTGGTTCCTAGGTCTGAGCTCTCAATACCAATAGTGTTCCTGCCGAGAGCTTGTCAGAGTTACAGGGAGACAGTGGGCTTTCTGATCAATGGTACTTACCAGTATATTGTGACTATCAGTGGACGAGGCGTAAACTTTAAT GTAATGCTGGTAAATCCTGCGGATAAGCTGATCAGCTTAGAAGGTACAATGGTGGGGCGGGCTAAGAAGAGAATGGTGACTATAATTAACCACAGTGAGGCCTGCGTCTGTCCCACAGTCAGCCTGGAGCCGCCTGTAGCCGAAGTCACACTAGCTCCGGCCGAGCCTGTACGGCTGAAACCTGGACAGGAGTCTACCCTGGCTGTCAGATTCTCTGCTAACACTCTTGTCAAGGGAATAGAGCAGGAG TTGTGTGTAAGATTCCAAGACAACACACGGGTGCTGTCTACTGTCAGAGCCAGTTCTGTTGGAATGAAAGTGTTCCTGGACCGTCAGTTTGTACCGTTTGGTAGCACTGTCTTGGGAAACACAGCTACTAGTAGACTGCTGCTGTGTAACAGTGGGGACTTGGCTGTCAGGTGA
- the LOC124373297 gene encoding hydrocephalus-inducing protein homolog: MILSFTLKNVGKPVFHYHWLWGSDSMVSISAATTSGLVGPQAKLGLNLQLTALRRTAFHQLKVQLFISKGPTFVLLLSGTAAQPVFKFSFCQHNFGPCFVQNSDVDYNKTDLTFSNMDENPLL; the protein is encoded by the exons ATGATACTCAGTTTCACATTGAAAAACGTTGGCAAGCCTGTGTTCCACTACCATTGGCTGTGGGGCTCGGATTCTATGGTGTCAATCAGTGCCGCCACCACAAGCGGGTTGGTTGGACCCCAGGCCAAGCTGGGCCTAAATCTGCAGTTGACAGCTCTGAGGCGAACTGCTTTCCATCAACTCAAAGTCCAGTTGTTT ATCAGCAAGGGGCCTACTTTTGTGCTGCTGTTGAGTGGAACCGCTGCCCAGCCCGTGTTCAAGTTTTCCTTTTGTCAGCACAATTTTGGGCCTTGCTTCGTGCAGAACTCTGATGTTGATTACAACAAGACCGACCTGACGTTCAGCAACATGGACGAGAATCCTCTCTTGTGA